The nucleotide sequence GAATATTCCCCAATGTCTTTCGAATTTTCCGGGATCAATGCTCTTGGCGTCTTCGTCTACTAACGAGAATATGTAAACCTCCGGTGCTGTTCTCCGACGAGGCGTTCCTTGTCCTTGAAGTATACGATTCAGTAACCCTTGGTTGAACCTCTGAGCCATCGTTGGGTTCGCGTTCTGATCGCCGTCCGTTGGCCATCCGACTTCTCCGACGATGATCTCGATCTTGTTCGCGTCGAATCCGTTTTTCTCAAGCGCCGAGACTAAAGTGTCGAAGTTTGCGTCGAAGACGTTCGTGTAAGAGATGGAACCGTCAACGACAGGCTTAGCTCCACCGCCTGATCCGTTTGGGAAGAAAGCGTATTCGCGCGGGAAATTTGGATCGGCGttgagagagaggaaagggTAGATGTTGAAGGTGATTGGTGAGAAGGAATCAGCTAGGAATCTAACGATGGAGACCATAAGGGTTTTGATGTCAGATCGGAAATCGCCGGAGGAAGGAAGACCGTCGCCGGATTCGTAGACGTCGGCGTTAAGAGGCACTGTTACTTTGACTTGCCTGCCAAGACCAGCTTTCACTAGAGCTGCTTGAACGTTCTGTAGTGCCGGGTATGTTGAACGGATGAATCTGTCCTTGTATGTTTTCAAGAATGGTTCATTCCCCACGGCTACATATCTGTCCAACGATTAAAGCTTTAGAAACTTGGgcatgtgtgtgtttttagcTATAGAAGTGCAATGCAATTTACCTTATGTCAGTTCCGTATAAAGAGATGTATTGAGAGACGTTTTGTTGAACCCAGAGCTCTGCGTTGGCGACAGTGGAAGCCATAGTTGCCAAGAGATCGTTGGGGATACCGACCATGACTTGGATACCGGATTTACCAAGAGCTCTGAGTGCACCAGGGTCAGCTTCAAAAAGTTTAACCTTGTTGAACCCGTTTTCCCTAAGGAGCTTCACTACTATGTTTGGTGGCAGAGGATGGCTAGCTTGTGTCCCCCAGTTACATGCCAAGCCCTCCACATTCTTCAATATGTTGTGATGTAACAATAAGGATAGACAAAAAAGGATGAATATTTGGTATGTATCATGACGACCCATGTCTCTAAAAAGTGTGAGATTTGGGCTGGAAGATTTGGAATGACAGTGTGGGGTCTCTAAtgagaatttatgttttatgtgtGTGCATTATATACAGAGATACAGATGTAGGTAGTTTGGGGAAGGTGAGTATATGGAAGAAGGAGGGGAAAGGAAAGGTATTTGTGATGGTGCTTCAAAAAGGAACTTGATTCCATTGGAGGTAAACCTCAATTTAAACCATCCAAGCAATAGAATTCTACTATTCAACATGTCTTAGGTATTAgtaccaaaaacaaacatattaaaacataaatattgtcACTTACACATAACGAGTAATCCTTGATGCTAATAATAAGAGggagagggaagaagaaaggaatagAGTGTGTGAGATGGAGACAACCTTTGTAGTTACTTTCTTAGAGAATATTTTAGAAGAAAGTTTacaaactttttaattaatccGATGGAATCTCCCAAGTCCCAAATCTTGAGATTTTCTCAAATGGTATATCATTGTAAAGATATGTCATAACATTTTCAGATTCACCCAAGATACCACAAAACATACCTATAAAGATAGCCAAAAGAAACTAGATCTTGAAAGAAGAAAGTAATAATGATTGGTGGAGCCATTACGATTAGACAAAAGAAAACCCTGATTTTGTAGGTTGCAATTGTATGAATACATGAAAGATGAAACCATcttcaaacaacaaaaccaacccagaaacagaaaaatgttttcctttgacaTAAGTCATAACACTCAATGCTAGAGCCTAGAAGATGACTACAAGAGAAACTAACAGAACGAGCTTACCTATTCACAAAAAAG is from Camelina sativa cultivar DH55 chromosome 20, Cs, whole genome shotgun sequence and encodes:
- the LOC104770465 gene encoding glucan endo-1,3-beta-glucosidase 5-like; translation: MGRHDTYQIFILFCLSLLLHHNILKNVEGLACNWGTQASHPLPPNIVVKLLRENGFNKVKLFEADPGALRALGKSGIQVMVGIPNDLLATMASTVANAELWVQQNVSQYISLYGTDIRYVAVGNEPFLKTYKDRFIRSTYPALQNVQAALVKAGLGRQVKVTVPLNADVYESGDGLPSSGDFRSDIKTLMVSIVRFLADSFSPITFNIYPFLSLNADPNFPREYAFFPNGSGGGAKPVVDGSISYTNVFDANFDTLVSALEKNGFDANKIEIIVGEVGWPTDGDQNANPTMAQRFNQGLLNRILQGQGTPRRRTAPEVYIFSLVDEDAKSIDPGKFERHWGIFSYDGAVKYALSLGNGRQLAPAKGVRYQAREWCVLSYQAAGNAGAVLATSASYACQNADCTSLGPGSSCAGLDPAANASYAFNMYFQKMDHRRGSCDFNNLGVLTKIDPSSGSCRFPIEIDTSRHEMLKPPPRKSAAPEANWSMVVAVAAGMVIGWTVFFT